In Silene latifolia isolate original U9 population chromosome X, ASM4854445v1, whole genome shotgun sequence, the following proteins share a genomic window:
- the LOC141620876 gene encoding jacalin-related lectin 2-like, producing the protein MAESISPEHKIIPPTYNIFGELVMSPIFGSPELNGTDFDTVMFGDATNNEYITRLSGMYGRKNIKFGEGVTSLAIETNLATYGPFGTMIPKYSFNSDDTKFNFNFGPERQFGGFHGTSSPDILTSIGVYVKPTADLAAFSKKTDLRIE; encoded by the exons ATGGCGGAGTCTATTTCACCCG AACACAAAATCATACCACCTACGTACAATATATTTGGAGAGTTGGTGATGTCTCCCATTTTTGGTTCCCCAGAGCTCAACGGTACCGACTTTGATACG GTAATGTTCGGTGATGCCACAAACAACGAGTATATCACAAGATTGAGCGGTATGTATGGtaggaaaaacatcaaatttGGGGAAGGGGTGACCTCATTGGCAATTGAAACGAACTTAGCCACCTATGGACCGTTCGGAACAATGATCCCAAAATACAGTTTTAACTCGGACGACACGAAATTTAACTTTAACTTCGGGCCTGAACGTCAATTTGGTGGATTCCATGGAACTTCTTCTCCAGATATTCTTACTTCTATTGGAGTTTATGTTAAGCCTACTGCTGATTTGGCTGCCTTCTCCAAGAAGACCGATCTTCGCATTGAATGA
- the LOC141618684 gene encoding actin-related protein 2/3 complex subunit 4 isoform X2 has translation MANTLRLYLTCIRNTLEAAMCLQNFPCQEVERHNKPEVEMKTSPELLLNPILICRNEAEKCLIETSINSLRISLKVKQADELENILTKKFLRFLSMRAEAFQVLRRKPVQGYDISFLITNFHCEEMQKQRLIDFIVQFMEDIDKEIGELKLSVNTRGRLVATEFLKQFI, from the exons atg GCAAATACATTGCGGTTATATTTGACTTGCATAAGGAACACTCTCGAGGCTGCTATGTGCCTGCAG AATTTTCCATGCCAAGAAGTGGAGCGACATAATAAACCAGAGGTGGAAATGAA GACTAGTCCCGAGCTTCTGCTAAATCCT ATTTTGATTTGTCGAAATGAGGCTGAGAAGTGCTTGATAGAAACGTCGATAAATTCCTTGCGAATTAGCCTCAAG GTAAAACAAGCAGATGAACTTGAAAATATATTAACCAAGAAGTTCCTCAGATTTCTGTCAATGAGGGCTGAAGCATTTCAGGTCCTAAGGCGAAAACCTGTTCAG GGTTATGACATTAGCTTTCTCATCACCAACTTCCACTGTGAGGAGATGCAAAAACAAAGGCTTATAGATTTTATTGTTCAGTTTATGGAG GACATCGATAAAGAGATTGGTGAATTGAAACTATCAGTGAACACCCGAGGTAGGCTTGTGGCTACTGAGTTTTTGAAGCAATTCATTTGA
- the LOC141618684 gene encoding actin-related protein 2/3 complex subunit 4 isoform X1 encodes MIAAIEKANTLRLYLTCIRNTLEAAMCLQNFPCQEVERHNKPEVEMKTSPELLLNPILICRNEAEKCLIETSINSLRISLKVKQADELENILTKKFLRFLSMRAEAFQVLRRKPVQGYDISFLITNFHCEEMQKQRLIDFIVQFMEDIDKEIGELKLSVNTRGRLVATEFLKQFI; translated from the exons ATGATTGCTGCAATTGAAAAA GCAAATACATTGCGGTTATATTTGACTTGCATAAGGAACACTCTCGAGGCTGCTATGTGCCTGCAG AATTTTCCATGCCAAGAAGTGGAGCGACATAATAAACCAGAGGTGGAAATGAA GACTAGTCCCGAGCTTCTGCTAAATCCT ATTTTGATTTGTCGAAATGAGGCTGAGAAGTGCTTGATAGAAACGTCGATAAATTCCTTGCGAATTAGCCTCAAG GTAAAACAAGCAGATGAACTTGAAAATATATTAACCAAGAAGTTCCTCAGATTTCTGTCAATGAGGGCTGAAGCATTTCAGGTCCTAAGGCGAAAACCTGTTCAG GGTTATGACATTAGCTTTCTCATCACCAACTTCCACTGTGAGGAGATGCAAAAACAAAGGCTTATAGATTTTATTGTTCAGTTTATGGAG GACATCGATAAAGAGATTGGTGAATTGAAACTATCAGTGAACACCCGAGGTAGGCTTGTGGCTACTGAGTTTTTGAAGCAATTCATTTGA
- the LOC141618687 gene encoding uncharacterized protein LOC141618687 codes for MMIDAGDDFGELYADIEITSSSAINDASQFTQSYPNLLNQSQINRVDINSSRNDSLYEQNLSKNDANLSDSGTGNVGDVGVENGNETESEDEDEDDDFVVVVNNDDFEAKAGVVEGRRGDEEIELVVNEGNLAGNGIDHSNVCGGEVIGNVGKLIGGNSQYKYARRFGSTSLDAQRDASLRTVDREDMGCFQPRRSSCGRFEPAHAGSAVLGSGDQGNGFWLPRHRTIFDVDIDSLEQKPWTHSGVDMTDYFNFGFNEGSWRSYCQLVEQLRHPSFTQTRKQGYGNWRSNLAGATKELDYEEFSGHKSVASGQKTISSHELHLSTWQFNRQIGQAIHVEDSNIERQPSMDVKPPRICDSDVIIEIAVQESEVLSDLDKEPADKLEAKSEGSEKECDQGKLARETHISVDSEAYDPRKFSAEEEIVRSPTPSTDVGRSHESAISLSGILEKSRTQTEVPNSATDTQNSGKVDTFSGGNQRAVNSLKDDASGDRDSTDTNPCVAGIDLLSDDHMESNTISSYSLSEELNDDDHRDLRRIRNSRSSSPDSVMDIRQVTKVDHHRSRVSKRDDARSIGSCGKYPSRARSPIEEGKKPNRRHHLGDSEMKSHHRNYNDNRIDIPRHMHTGGYSRHHHGNENWWLASDFIDEEWPSYREKDYSLESYNRRSVENHFYFEDDRNLNAQREWDEDQFFSERTRRTRGDMGRREWYLEEREYTFRKEKYLSKNPPHPMSEYCSSANMDIQIKYSEYHDDYLNKRSKHVSPVQYNYDCSMTDEGAHSPLYGWQNDYLDSEIGHERRLRYYRREARASDRGGELFEHPSSAIDYPGFIREDHKYQDDKAFPSIHNYHDEQPVHAERRRYSSLRRDDADYNQICHKYEKNRRYISSKKSRDVRQPCDNMDAYDRDYTLAYLDQGDYFEDRTRDFQYEGMDWQEDALPKSNFNNAFYDERLDSVKSIPGHGCHGAKQGFVSDEMNLPIQGMKNKRGVISAGSKLFDRSSKVLTFAKHERAGFWCRNPLEFHKFREKKSSGIKVSKPGSAPSNDAHLRAGRFQKHRKEQQDRGASFPDNTTVKKTQKFDELRDRPSTRTYYDLEEGQIPTEDPTKKFDSGGFTRKSSQKGQLTVSKNCVNQNGSCEYDESRILATMAKMEKRRERFKEPILGKKDGDSVLKPEVVKLVETTESVGQRPKRKRQWG; via the exons ATGATGATCGATGCCGGCGACGATTTCGGCGAGCTATACGCCGATATCGAAATTACGTCAAGTTCCGCCATTAATGACGCTTCACAATTCACTCAATCATACCCAAATTTGTTAAACCAATCCCAGATTAATCGCGTAGATATCAATTCTTCCAGAAATGATTCTTTGTATGAACAAAATTTGAGTAAGAATGATGCTAATTTGAGTGATTCAGGAACTGGCAATGTCGGAGATGTCGGAGTTGAAAATGGAAATGAAACTGAAAGCGAGGATGAGGACGAGGATGatgattttgtagttgttgtTAATAATGACGATTTCGAGGCGAAAGCGGGTGTAGTGGAGGGAAGGAGGGGTGATGAGGAGATTGAATTAGTGGTTAATGAGGGTAATTTGGCTGGAAATGGAATTGATCATAGTAATGTTTGTGGAGGAGAGGTAATTGGCAATGTAGGGAAGTTAATTGGTGGTAATTCACAATACAAG TATGCAAGACGATTTGGATCGACTTCACTGGATGCTCAAAGAGATGCAAGTTTGAGAACAGTTGATAGGGAGGATATGGGGTGTTTTCAACCTAGAAGATCAAGCTGTGGTCGGTTTGAACCAGCTCATGCTGGCTCTGCTGTACTTGGTTCTGGTGACCAGGGAAATGGCTTCTGGCTTCCACGACATAG AACAATATTCGACGTGGATATTGATTCATTGGAGCAGAAGCCTTGGACACACTCTGGAGTTGATATGACAGACTATTTTAATTTTGGCTTTAACGAGGGTAGTTGGAGAAGCTATTGTCAGTTAGTG GAACAATTACGCCACCCATCATTTACTCAGACAAGGAAACAAGGATATGGAAATTGGAGATCCAACTTG GCTGGAGCCACTAAGGAGCTAGATTATGAGGAATTTTCAGGGCACAAGTCTGTTGCTAGTGGACAAAAAACAATATCTTCTCACGAATTACATTTATCTACATGGCAGTTCAATAGG CAAATTGGTCAAGCTATTCATGTAGAAGACAGCAATATTGAGCGCCAGCCATCTATGGATGTAAAGCCTCCACGAATTTGCGATTCTGATGTCATCATAGAG ATAGCTGTGCAAGAATCAGAAGTGCTTTCTGATTTAGATAAGGAGCCTGCTGATAAACTTGAAGCTAAATCTGAAGGGTCTGAAAAGGAGTGTGATCAAGGGAAACTTGCTCGAGAAACTCATATATCTGTGGATTCGGAGGCTTATGATCCGAGGAAATTTTCGGCTGAAGAGGAAATTGTTCGCAGTCCAACTCCATCAACTGATGTCGGAAG ATCGCACGAGTCTGCAATATCGTTAAGTGGTATACTTGAAAAGTCTCGTACTCAAACAGAAGTGCCGAACTCAGCTACAGACACACAGAATTCTGGAAAGGTGGATACATTTTCAGGAGGAAATCAAAGAGCCGTAAACAGCTTAAAAGATGATGCAAGTGGTGACCGAGATTCCACTGACACAAATCCATGTGTAGCAGGGATAGATTTATTATCTGATGACCATATGGAGAGCAACACAATTTCATCTTATTCTCTTTCTGAGGAATTAAACGATGATGATCACCGTGATTTGAGAAGAATTCGAAATTCTCGAAGTTCATCTCCAGACTCCGTCATGGATATTCGCCAAGTGACTAAGGTTGATCATCATCGCTCTAGGGTTAGCAAAAGGGATGATGCTAGAAGTATAGGAAGTTGTGGCAAGTATCCTTCAAGAGCCAGAAGTCCCATTGAAGAGGGCAAGAAGCCCAATCGGAGACATCATTTGGGAGATTCAGAAATGAAGAGTCACCATCGTAATTATAATGATAACCGTATTGATATACCGAGGCATATGCATACTGGTGGTTATTCTAGGCATCACCACGGCAATGAGAATTGGTGGCTGGCTTCTGATTTCATTGATGAAGAGTGGCCAAGTTACAGGGAAAAAGATTATTCCCTTGAAAGTTATAATAGGCGCTCTGTGGAAAACCATTTCTACTTTGAGGATGATAGAAATTTGAATGCTCAAAGAGAATGGGATGAAGATCAATTCTTTTCTGAGAGAACTCGGCGAACAAGGGGTGATATGGGACGGAGAGAGTGGTATCTTGAAGAAAGAGAATATACGTTTAGGAAAGAAAAATATCTGTCTAAAAATCCACCTCACCCCATGTCAGAGTATTGTTCATCTGCTAATATGGATATACAGATTAAATATAGTGAGTATCATGATGACTATCTGAACAAAAGAAGCAAACATGTCTCACCAGTCCAATATAACTATGATTGTTCTATGACTGATGAAGGCGCACACAGCCCCTTATATGGCTGGCAAAATGATTATTTGGACTCGGAGATTGGACATGAAAGACGTTTAAGATATTATAGAAGGGAAGCCAGAGCTTCTGACAGAGGGGGTGAGTTATTTGAACATCCATCATCTGCCATAGATTACCCGGGGTTTATCAGAGAGGATCATAAGTATCAGGATGATAAAGCATTTCCTTCTATCCATAATTACCACGATGAGCAACCTGTCCATGCTGAAAGAAGGCGTTATTCTTCCCTCAGAAGAGATGATGCTGACTATAATCAAATCTGTCATAAATACGAAAAAAATAGGAGGTATATCTCCTCCAAGAAGAGCAGAGATGTTAGACAACCTTGTGATAACATGGATGCTTATGATAGAGACTATACTTTGGCATATCTTGATCAGGGTGATTATTTTGAGGATAGGACACGTGATTTTCAGTATGAGGGTATGGATTGGCAAGAAGATGCCCTACCTAAAAGTAATTTTAATAACGCCTTCTATGATGAGAGGTTGGATTCTGTCAAAAGCATCCCAGGACATGGGTGTCATGGAGCTAAGCAAGGATTTGTCTCTGATGAAATGAATTTACCCATACAAGGCATGAAGAATAAGCGTGGTGTTATTAGTGCCGGGAGTAAACTTTTTGATAGAAGTTCCAAGGTGTTAACTTTTGCTAAGCATGAACGCGCTGGATTTTGGTGCAGAAATCCTCTGGAATTCCACAAGTTTAGGGAGAAAAAG TCAAGTGGTATTAAAGTATCCAAACCCGGGAGTGCTCCAAGCAACGATGCTCATTTACGTGCTGGGAGGTTCCAGAAGCACCGAAAGGAGCAACAAGATCGTGGTGCATCTTTTCCCGATAACACAACGGTAAAAAAAACTCAAAAGTTCGATGAATTGCGTGATAGGCCATCTACCAGGACCTATTATGATCTCGAAGAGGGTCAAATTCCAACAGAAGATCCCACAAAGAAGTTTGATTCTGGAGGTTTTACTCGAAAAAGCAGTCAAAAAGGACAATTGACTGTTAGTAAGAACTGTGTTAATCAGAATGGTAGTTGTGAATATGATGAGAGTAGGATTCTTGCAACAATGGCAAAGATGGAAAAGAGAAGGGAGCGATTTAAGGAGCCAATACTCGGGAAAAAGGATGGAGATTCTGTTTTGAAGCCAGAAGTTGTGAAACTAGTTGAAACAACCGAGTCTGTAGGACAAAGGCCAAAAAGAAAAAGGCAATGGGGTTGA
- the LOC141618690 gene encoding ATP-citrate synthase beta chain protein 1-like produces the protein MLVSLWQVEKDHLLLELLILVLRDSKIVFWSGRNRHPSSFHVCIKGICVPGIGHRIKRGDKRDKRVELLQKFGRTHFPSVKYMEYAVQVKTYTLSKANNLVLNVDGAIGSLFLDLLSGSGMFTKQEIDEIVGIGYLNGLFVLARSIGLIGHTFDQKRLNQPLYRHPWEDVLYTK, from the exons ATGTTAGTTTCTCTTTGGCAGGTAGAAAAAGACCATCTGTTGCTGGAATTATTAATCCTGGTTCTGAGGGATTCCAAAATTGTTTTTTGGTCAGGAAGAAATCGCCATCCCAGTTCATTCCACGTATGCATCAAGGGTATTTGTGTGCCAGGCATTGGACACAG GATCAAGAGAGGGGATAAAAGAGACAAGAGAGTAGAACTCCTACAAAAGTTTGGACGCACTCATTTTCCTTCTGTTAAATACATGGAATATGCTGTACAAGTCAAGACCTATACCCTTTCAAAGGCAAACAACTTGGTTCTGAACGTTGATGGCGCTATTGGGTCCCTCTTCTTAGATCTCCTATCAGGCAGTGGAATGTTTACAAAGCAAGAGATTGacgagattgttgggattggttaTCTCAATGGACTCTTTGTATTGGCTCGTTCTATTGGTTTGATCGG GCACACCTTTGATCAGAAGAGATTGAACCAGCCACTGTACCGGCACCCTTGGGAAGACGTTCTTTACACCAAGTGA
- the LOC141618688 gene encoding ATP-citrate synthase beta chain protein 1-like isoform X1, with the protein MSTGQLFSKTTQALFYNYKQLPIQRMLDFDFLCRRETPSVAGIINPGSEGFQKLFFGQEEIAIPVHSTIEAACASHPTAHVFINFASFRSAAASSMSALKQPTIRVVAIIAEGVPESDTKQLIAYARANNKVLIGPATVGGIQAGAFKIGDTAGTIDNIIQCKLYRPGSVGFVSKSGGMSNELYNTIAGVTDGIYEGIAIGRDVFPGSTLSDHVLRFNNIPQVKMIVVLGELGGRDEYSLVDALKQRKINKPVVAWVSGTCASLFKSEVQFGHAGAKSGGEMESAQAKNQALRDAGAVVPDSFEAFEGAIKQAFDKLLEEGQISPIKEFTPPQIPEDLSIAIKSGKVRAPTHIISTISDERGEDQCYAGVPMSFIVEQGLGVGDVISLLWFKRSLPRYCTQFIEICIMMCADHGPCASGAHNTIVTARAGKDLISCLVSGLLTIGPRFGGAIDDAARYFKDAYDRNLTPYEFVETMKKKGIRVPGIGHRVKRGDKRDKRVELLQKFGRAHFPSVKYMEYAVQVETYTLSKANNLILNIDGAIASLFLDLLSDSGMFTKQEIDEIVRIGYLNGLFVLARSIGLIGHTFDQKRLKEPHYQHPREDVLYTK; encoded by the exons ATGTCTACTGGACAGCTATTCTCTAAGACTACTCAAGCACTGTTCTACAATTACAAACAACTTCCTATCCAGCGAATGCTTGATTTTGATTTCCTTTGCC GTAGAGAAACACCATCTGTAGCTGGAATTATTAATCCTGGTTCCGAAGGATTCCAAAAATTGTTCTTTGGTCAGGAAGAAATCGCTATCCCAGTTCATTCCAC CATTGAAGCAGCATGTGCTAGCCATCCAACTGCTCATGTCTTCATCAACTTTGCTTCATTTAGAAG TGCGGCTGCTTCCTCCATGTCGGCTTTAAAACAGCCAACAATTAGGGTTGTTGCTATAATTGCCGAAGGTGTGCCGGAGTCAGACACCAAACAGTTAATTGCTTACGCACGGGCAAACAACAAG GTTCTTATTGGACctgctactgttggaggtatccAAGCTGGAGCCTTCAAGATTGGTGACACTGCTGGAACAATTGACAACATTATTCAGTGCAAGCTTTACAGGCCGGGATCTGTTGGTTTTGTTTCTAAATCT GGTGGCATGTCTAACGAATTGTATAATACTATAGCTGGAGTAACTGATGGAATCTATGAAG GAATTGCCATCGGAAGAGATGTCTTTCCTGGTTCAACTCTCTCAGATCACGTGTTAAGGTTCAACAATATCCCACAG GTCAAGATGATTGTTGTACTGGGGGAATTGGGCGGACGAGATGAATACTCCCTAGTTGACGCCCTGAAACAGAGAAAAATTAATAAACCAGTCGTGGCTTGGGTCAGTGGAACCTGCGCGAGTCTCTTCAAATCAGAAGTACAATTTGGGCATGCT GGTGCCAAAAGTGGTGGTGAAATGGAGTCTGCCCAAGCAAAGAATCAAGCACTGAGGGATGCTGGAGCTGTTGTTCCTGATTCTTTTGAAGCCTTTGAAGGTGCTATCAAGCAGGCATTTGACAAACTG CTTGAAGAGGGACAGATTTCACCAATTAAAGAATTCACACCTCCGCAAATACCTGAGGATCTTAGCATAGCAATAAAAAGTGGGAAAGTCCGTGCTCCAACACATATCATCTCAACCATCTCTGATGAGCGAG GTGAGGACCAATGCTACGCGGGGGTCCCAATGTCATTTATTGTGGAGCAAGGCTTGGGAGTTGGTGATGTTATTTCCCTGTTGTGGTTCAAACGCAGTCTTCCTCGCTACTGTACGCAGTTCATTGAG ATTTGCATCATGATGTGTGCTGACCATGGTCCATGTGCATCTGGTGCTCATAACACAATAGTAACCGCAAGAGCCGGAAAAGACCTCATTTCCTGTCTTGTTTCAG GTTTGCTTACTATTGGACCTCGATTTGGTGGTGCCATTGATGATGCAGCTCGGTACTTCAAAGACGCATATGACAGG AATTTGACGCCGTATGAGTTTGTCGAGACTATGAAGAAGAAGGGTATCCGTGTGCCAGGCATTGGACACAG GGTCAAGAGAGGGGATAAAAGAGACAAAAGAGTAGAACTCCTACAAAAGTTTGGACGCGCTCATTTTCCTTCTGTTAAATACATGGAATATGCTGTACAAGTCGAGACCTATACCCTTTCAAAGGCAAACAACTTAATTCTGAACATTGATGGCGCTATTGCGTCCCTGTTCTTAGATCTCCTATCAGACAGTGGAATGTTCACAAAGCAAGAGATTGACGAGATTGTCAGGATTGGTTATCTCAATGGACTCTTTGTATTGGCTCGTTCTATTGGTTTGATCGG GCACACCTTTGATCAAAAGAGACTGAAGGAGCCACATTATCAGCACCCTAGGGAAGATGTTCTCTACACTAAGTGA
- the LOC141618688 gene encoding ATP-citrate synthase beta chain protein 1-like isoform X2 has product MSTGQLFSKTTQALFYNYKQLPIQRMLDFDFLCRRETPSVAGIINPGSEGFQKLFFGQEEIAIPVHSTIEAACASHPTAHVFINFASFRSAAASSMSALKQPTIRVVAIIAEGVPESDTKQLIAYARANNKVLIGPATVGGIQAGAFKIGDTAGTIDNIIQCKLYRPGSVGFVSKSGGMSNELYNTIAGVTDGIYEGIAIGRDVFPGSTLSDHVLRFNNIPQVKMIVVLGELGGRDEYSLVDALKQRKINKPVVAWVSGTCASLFKSEVQFGHAGAKSGGEMESAQAKNQALRDAGAVVPDSFEAFEGAIKQAFDKLLEEGQISPIKEFTPPQIPEDLSIAIKSGKVRAPTHIISTISDERGEDQCYAGVPMSFIVEQGLGVGDVISLLWFKRSLPRYCTQFIEICIMMCADHGPCASGAHNTIVTARAGKDLISCLVSGLLTIGPRFGGAIDDAARYFKDAYDRNLTPYEFVETMKKKGIRVPGIGHRVKRGDKRDKRVELLQKFGRAHFPSVKYMEYAVQVETYTLSKANNLILNIDGAIASLFLDLLSDSGMFTKQEIDEIVRIGYLNGLFVLARSIGLIGHTFDQKRLKQPLYRHPWEDVLYTK; this is encoded by the exons ATGTCTACTGGACAGCTATTCTCTAAGACTACTCAAGCACTGTTCTACAATTACAAACAACTTCCTATCCAGCGAATGCTTGATTTTGATTTCCTTTGCC GTAGAGAAACACCATCTGTAGCTGGAATTATTAATCCTGGTTCCGAAGGATTCCAAAAATTGTTCTTTGGTCAGGAAGAAATCGCTATCCCAGTTCATTCCAC CATTGAAGCAGCATGTGCTAGCCATCCAACTGCTCATGTCTTCATCAACTTTGCTTCATTTAGAAG TGCGGCTGCTTCCTCCATGTCGGCTTTAAAACAGCCAACAATTAGGGTTGTTGCTATAATTGCCGAAGGTGTGCCGGAGTCAGACACCAAACAGTTAATTGCTTACGCACGGGCAAACAACAAG GTTCTTATTGGACctgctactgttggaggtatccAAGCTGGAGCCTTCAAGATTGGTGACACTGCTGGAACAATTGACAACATTATTCAGTGCAAGCTTTACAGGCCGGGATCTGTTGGTTTTGTTTCTAAATCT GGTGGCATGTCTAACGAATTGTATAATACTATAGCTGGAGTAACTGATGGAATCTATGAAG GAATTGCCATCGGAAGAGATGTCTTTCCTGGTTCAACTCTCTCAGATCACGTGTTAAGGTTCAACAATATCCCACAG GTCAAGATGATTGTTGTACTGGGGGAATTGGGCGGACGAGATGAATACTCCCTAGTTGACGCCCTGAAACAGAGAAAAATTAATAAACCAGTCGTGGCTTGGGTCAGTGGAACCTGCGCGAGTCTCTTCAAATCAGAAGTACAATTTGGGCATGCT GGTGCCAAAAGTGGTGGTGAAATGGAGTCTGCCCAAGCAAAGAATCAAGCACTGAGGGATGCTGGAGCTGTTGTTCCTGATTCTTTTGAAGCCTTTGAAGGTGCTATCAAGCAGGCATTTGACAAACTG CTTGAAGAGGGACAGATTTCACCAATTAAAGAATTCACACCTCCGCAAATACCTGAGGATCTTAGCATAGCAATAAAAAGTGGGAAAGTCCGTGCTCCAACACATATCATCTCAACCATCTCTGATGAGCGAG GTGAGGACCAATGCTACGCGGGGGTCCCAATGTCATTTATTGTGGAGCAAGGCTTGGGAGTTGGTGATGTTATTTCCCTGTTGTGGTTCAAACGCAGTCTTCCTCGCTACTGTACGCAGTTCATTGAG ATTTGCATCATGATGTGTGCTGACCATGGTCCATGTGCATCTGGTGCTCATAACACAATAGTAACCGCAAGAGCCGGAAAAGACCTCATTTCCTGTCTTGTTTCAG GTTTGCTTACTATTGGACCTCGATTTGGTGGTGCCATTGATGATGCAGCTCGGTACTTCAAAGACGCATATGACAGG AATTTGACGCCGTATGAGTTTGTCGAGACTATGAAGAAGAAGGGTATCCGTGTGCCAGGCATTGGACACAG GGTCAAGAGAGGGGATAAAAGAGACAAAAGAGTAGAACTCCTACAAAAGTTTGGACGCGCTCATTTTCCTTCTGTTAAATACATGGAATATGCTGTACAAGTCGAGACCTATACCCTTTCAAAGGCAAACAACTTAATTCTGAACATTGATGGCGCTATTGCGTCCCTGTTCTTAGATCTCCTATCAGACAGTGGAATGTTCACAAAGCAAGAGATTGACGAGATTGTCAGGATTGGTTATCTCAATGGACTCTTTGTATTGGCTCGTTCTATTGGTTTGATCG GGCACACCTTTGATCAGAAGAGATTGAAGCAGCCACTGTATCGGCACCCTTGGGAAGACGTTCTTTACACCAAGTGA